A genome region from Cucumis sativus cultivar 9930 chromosome 4, Cucumber_9930_V3, whole genome shotgun sequence includes the following:
- the LOC101218331 gene encoding tubulin alpha-3 chain, with product MREIISIHIGQAGIQVGNSCWELYCLEHGIQPDGMMPSDTSEGVAHDAFNTFFSETGSGKHVPRAIFVDLEPTVIDEVRTGAYRQLFHPEQLISGKEDAANNFARGHYTVGKEIVDLCLDRVRKLADNCTGLQGFLVFNAVGGGTGSGLGSLLLERLSVDYGKKSKLGFTIYPSPQVSTAVVEPYNSVLSTHSLLEHTDVAVLLDNEAIYDICRRSLDIDRPTYTNLNRLISQIISSLTTSLRFDGAINVDITEFQTNLVPYPRIHFMLSSYAPVISAEKAYHEQLSVPEITNAVFEPSSMMAKCDPRHGKYMACCLMYRGDVVPKDVNAAVATIKTKRTVQFVDWCPTGFKCGINYQPPTVVPGGDLALVQRAVCMISNNTAVAEVFSRIDHKFDLMYAKRAFVHWYVGEGMEEGEFSEAREDLAALEKDYEEVGAEGADDDDDHEDY from the exons ATGAGGGAGATCATAAGCATTCACATTGGACAGGCTGGAATTCAGGTTGGCAATTCTTGTTGGGAGCTCTATTGCCTTGAACATGGCATTCAGCCTGACGGTATGATGCCTAG tgATACCTCCGAAGGTGTTGCACACGACGCTTTTAATACATTCTTTAGTGAGACCGGCTCAGGAAAGCATGTGCCTCGGGCTATATTTGTTGATTTAGAACCAACGGTGATTGATGAAGTTAGAACCGGAGCCTACAGGCAGCTCTTTCATCCGGAGCAATTGATATCTGGAAAAGAAGATGCTGCCAATAATTTTGCTCGAGGACACTACACAG ttGGAAAGGAAATTGTAGATCTCTGTCTTGACCGGGTCAGGAAGTTGGCTGATAACTGCACCGGGTTACAAGGATTTCTAGTCTTTAATGCTGTTGGTGGTGGCACTGGTTCTGGTCTGGGTTCGTTGTTGTTAGAGCGCTTGTCAGTAGATTATGGGAAAAAATCAAAGCTCGGTTTCACGATCTACCCATCCCCTCAG GTTTCAACTGCTGTCGTGGAGCCTTACAACAGCGTTCTTTCTACCCATTCTCTTCTTGAGCATACGGATGTTGCTGTTCTTCTAGACAATGAAGCTATATACGACATTTGTAGGAGATCTCTTGACATTGATAGGCCTACATATACCAACTTGAATAGATTGATATCTCAAATTATTTCATCCTTGACCACTTCATTGAGATTTGATGGAGCCATCAACGTGGACATAACAGAGTTCCAGACGAACCTTGTACCATATCCTCGAATTCATTTCATGCTCTCCTCATATGCTCCGGTTATCTCAGCGGAGAAGGCTTACCACGAACAGCTATCTGTACCTGAGATCACAAATGCAGTTTTTGAGCCTTCGAGCATGATGGCTAAATGTGATCCTAGGCATGGAAAATATATGGCTTGTTGCTTAATGTACCGAGGAGATGTTGTACCCAAAGATGTCAATGCTGCTGTTGCTACCATTAAGACAAAGCGCACCGTGCAGTTTGTTGACTG GTGTCCAACTGGCTTCAAATGTGGTATCAACTACCAGCCTCCAACAGTTGTACCTGGTGGCGATTTAGCGTTGGTGCAACGAGCTGTTTGCATGATCAGCAATAATACAGCAGTAGCTGAGGTGTTCTCTCGCATCGACCATAAATTTGACTTGATGTATGCGAAGAGAGCATTCGTTCACTGGTACGTCGGTGAGGGCATGGAAGAAGGGGAGTTCTCAGAGGCTCGTGAAGATCTGGCTGCTCTCGAGAAAGACTATGAAGAAGTTGGTGCTGAAGGTGCGGATGACGACGACGACCATGAAGATTACTAA
- the LOC101222114 gene encoding ethylene-responsive transcription factor ERN2 has protein sequence MESSVEKQEHRDVAFKLVGKCIKKRSGKRSFVGVRQRPSGKWVAEIKDATHDIRMWLGTFNTPEEAARAYDEAACLLRGSNARTNFTLASNSSSALSFKIRNLLIHKITLKRSSITETHAHVAHSETNQEMHMFDNNAVWSSCNGEIEVGFCHFTHSCCDLPLGFNFDMDESLSALNGITQHLGNAYDDAFDTPAAHIDYTDFSSFFFVPT, from the coding sequence ATGGAGAGTTCAGTTGAAAAACAAGAGCATAGAGATGTTGCATTTAAATTAGTTGGGAAATGCATCAAGAAGAGATCTGGTAAACGCAGCTTTGTTGGTGTCAGGCAAAGACCTTCTGGGAAATGGGTAGCAGAGATCAAAGACGCAACTCATGATATCAGAATGTGGTTGGGAACCTTCAACACACCGGAGGAAGCTGCCAGAGCTTACGACGAAGCTGCCTGCCTCCTACGTGGCTCGAATGCTAGAACCAACTTCACTCTCGCTTCCAACTCCTCCTCTGCCCTCTCTTTCAAAATCAGAAACCTTCTCATTCATAAGATCACTTTGAAACGAAGTTCAATCACTGAAACTCATGCTCATGTTGCTCATTCTGAAACAAACCAAGAAATGCACATGTTTGACAATAATGCAGTCTGGAGCAGCTGCAATGGAGAAATTGAGGTGGGTTTTTGTCACTTCACCCATTCATGCTGCGATCTTCCTCTTGGGTTCAATTTTGATATGGATGAGTCTTTGTCTGCACTGAATGGAATCACTCAACATTTAGGAAATGCATATGATGATGCCTTTGACACACCTGCTGCTCACATTGATTATACCgatttctcttcatttttctttgtacCAACCTGA
- the LOC101218091 gene encoding mitochondrial dicarboxylate/tricarboxylate transporter DTC isoform X1, with protein sequence MADDKKPSVSPVWPTVKPFVNGGASGMLATCVIQPIDMVKVRIQLGQGSAGHVTRTMLKEEGFGAFYKGLSAGLLRQATYTTARLGSFKILTNKAIEANEGKPLPLYQKALCGLTAGAIGASVGSPADLALIRMQADATLPAAQRRNYKNAFHALYRILADEGVLALWKGAGPTIVRAMGLNMGMLASYDQSVEFFKDNLGFGEAATVLGASMVSGFFASACSLPFDYVKTQIQKMQPDAEGKFPHSGSLDCAMKTLKAGGPLKFYTGFPVYCVRIAPHVMMTWIFLNQIQKVEKSYGL encoded by the exons ATGGCTGACGATAAGAAACCCAGCGTCTCCCCCGTTTGGCCCACCGTCAAGCCCTTTGTTAATGGCGGTGCCTCCGGTATGCTCGCCACCTGCGTCATTCAACCCATTGATATGGTCAAG GTCAGAATTCAACTTGGTCAAGGATCCGCTGGCCATGTCACAAGAACCATGCTTAAGGAGGAGGGTTTTGGTGCCTTTTACAAg GGGTTATCTGCTGGATTGCTCAGACAAGCTACATATACTACAGCAAGACTGGGATCTTTTAA GATATTGACAAACAAAGCAATTGAAGCCAACGAGGGAAAGCCCCTTCCACTATATCAGAAGGCCTTATGTGGGCTCACAGCCGGTGCTATTGGAGCATCTGTTGGTAGTCCAGCGGACTTAGCTCTTATTCGCATGCAAGCAGATGCAACTTTACCTGCTGCCCAGCGCcgaaattataaaaatgccTTCCATGCACTTTATCGCATTCTTGCAGATGAGGGGGTTTTAGCTCTTTGGAAAGGTGCAGGCCCCACTATTGTAAGAGCAATGGGATTGAACATGGGAATGCTTGCTTCATATGATCAAAGTGTTGAGTTCTTCAAGGATAACCTTGGTTTTGGCGAAGCTGCTACGGTGTTGG GTGCCAGTATGGTATCAGGATTCTTTGCTTCAGCGTGTAGTCTACCATTTGATTATGTGAAAACTCAAATTCAGAAAATGCAACCCGATGCTGAGGGAAAATTTCCCCACTCTGGCTCTTTGGATTGTGCCATGAAAACTCTCAAGGCAGGAGGGCCGTTAAAATTCTACACTGGATTTCCAGTGTATTGCGTGAGAATTGCCCCCCATGTCATG ATGACTTGGATTTTCCTAAACCAGATTCAAAAGGTAGAAAAATCATACGGGTTATGA
- the LOC101218569 gene encoding LOW QUALITY PROTEIN: importin-5 (The sequence of the model RefSeq protein was modified relative to this genomic sequence to represent the inferred CDS: inserted 2 bases in 2 codons), translating to MDPQSTQLQQAQLAAILGPDLAPFETLXSHLMSSSNEQRSQAELVFNLCKQTDPDSLSLKLAHLLQFSPQPEARAMAAVLLRKQLTRDDSYLWPRLNPSSQSSLKSILLSCIQREDSKSISKKLCDTVSELASGILPDNGWPELLPFMFQCVSSDSPKLQESAFLIFAQLSHYIGDTLVPHIKHLHGVFLQCLTSTTSSTDVKIAALNAVISFIQCLSNSADRDRFQDLLPPMMRTLMEALNNGQEATAQEALELLIELAGTEPRFLRRQLVDVVGSMLQIAEAESLDEGTRHLAIEFVITLAEARERAPGMMRKMPQFISRLFAILMKLLLDIEDDPAWHAAENEDEDAGETSNYSVGQECLDRLAISLGGNTIVPVASELFPAYLATPEWQNRHAALIAMAQIAEGCSKVMIKNLEQVVAMVLNSFQDPHPRVRWAAINAIGQLSTDLGPDLQVQYHQQVLPALATAMDDFQNPRVQAHAASAVLNFSENCTPDILTPYLDGIVGKLLLLLQNGKQMVQEGALTALASVADSSQEYFQKYYDAVMPYLKAILVNATDKTKRMLRAKSMECISLVGMAVGKEKFRDDAKQVMEVLMSLQGSQMEADDPTTSYMLQAWARLCKCLGQDFLPYMSVVMPPLLQSAQLKPDVTITSADSDNDIEDSDDDSMETITLGDKRIGIKTSVLEEKATACNMLCCYADELKEGFFPWIDQVAPTLVPLLKFYFHEEVRKAAVSAMPELMRSAKLAVEKGXAQGRNETYIKQLSDYIVPALVEALHKEHDTEICSSMLEALNECLQISGSLLDESQVRSIVDEIKQVITASSSRKRERAERAKAEDFDAEEGELIKEENEQEEEVFDQVGEILGTLIKTFKASFLPFFQELSTYLTPMWGKDKTPEERRIAICIFDDVAEQCREAALKYYDTYLPFLLEACNDENPDVRQAAVYGLGVCAEFGGSVFKPLVGEALSRLNVVLRHPNARQPENVMAYDNAVSALGKICQFHRDSIDSAQVVPAWLNCLPIKGDLVEAKIVHDQLCSLVERSDVELLGPNNQYLPKIAAVFAEVLCAGKDLATEQTAGRMINLLRQMQPNLPPSTLPSTWSSLQP from the exons atgGATCCTCAGTCCACCCAGCTTCAGCAAGCACAGCTTGCAGCTATTCTTGGTCCTGACCTTGCCCCTTTTGAAACCC TCTCTCATCTTATGTCCTCCTCTAACGAGCAACGATCCCAGGCTGAACTCGTCTTCAATTTATGCAAGCAGACCGATCCTGATTCTCTATCTCTTAAGCTTGCACATCTCCTTCAGTTCTCTCCTCAACCCGAGGCCCGTGCCATGGCTGCTGTTCTCCTCCGTAAGCAGCTAACTCGCGATGATTCATATCTCTGGCCTCGCCTCAATCCTTCCTCTCAGTCTTCCCTTAAATCTATACTCTTGTCCTGTATTCAACGTGAGGACTCCAAATCTATATCTAAGAAACTGTGTGATACGGTTTCCGAGCTGGCTTCTGGAATTTTGCCGGATAATGGATGGCCGGAATTGTTGCCTTTCATGTTTCAGTGTGTATCCTCGGATTCACCCAAGTTGCAAGAATCGGCTTTCTTGATCTTCGCCCAACTTTCGCATTATATTGGGGATACGCTGGTGCCTCACATTAAGCACTTGCACGGTGTGTTTTTGCAGTGCTTGACGTCAACCACATCGAGCACCGATGTGAAGATTGCGGCTTTGAATGCAGTTATTAGCTTCATACAGTGCTTGTCCAACTCTGCTGATCGCGATAGGTTTCAGGATTTGCTGCCGCCCATGATGCGGACACTGATGGAGGCTTTGAATAATGGGCAGGAGGCAACAGCGCAGGAGGCACTTGAATTGTTGATTGAATTGGCTGGGACAGAGCCGAGGTTTTTGAGGCGGCAATTAGTAGATGTAGTGGGGTCGATGTTGCAAATTGCAGAAGCTGAGTCGTTGGACGAAGGAACGAGACATTTGGCGATTGAATTTGTGATCACTCTTGCAGAAGCCAGAGAGCGGGCACCCGGAATGATGAGAAAGATGCCACAGTTTATATCCAGGTTGTTCGCCATATTGATGAAATTGCTCTTGGATATTGAAGATGACCCGGCATGGCACGCTGCTGAGAACGAAGATGAAGATGCTGGTGAGACCAGTAACTACAGTGTTGGGCAGGAGTGTTTGGATAGACTTGCAATTTCTCTGGGTGGCAATACAATTGTCCCTGTTGCTTCTGAGCTGTTTCCAGCTTACTTAGCTACTCCAGAGTGGCAGAATCGCCATGCCGCACTGATAGCAATGGCTCAAATTGCGGAAGGCTGTTCAAAG gttatgataaaaaatttagaacaagtAGTGGCAATGGTCTTGAACTCATTTCAAGATCCACACCCTCGTGTAAGGTGGGCAGCTATTAATGCAATTGGGCAGTTATCTACAGACTTGGGTCCAGATCTACAAGTTCAATACCATCAGCAGGTGCTCCCTGCACTTGCTACAGCAATGGATGATTTCCAGAATCCTCGAGTACAG GCTCATGCTGCATCTGCAGTTCTCAACTTCAGTGAGAACTGTACTCCCGACATCTTGACACCTTATTTAGATGGGATAGTAGGCAAATTGCTTTTACTTTTACAG AACGGGAAGCAAATGGTGCAAGAGGGGGCCTTGACTGCTTTGGCTTCAGTTGCTGATTCATCTCAG GAGTATTTCCAAAAATATTATGACGCTGTCATGCCATACCTGAAAGCAATCTTAGTTAATGCCACTGATAAGACCAAACGCATGCTTCGTGCCAAATCCATGGAGTGCATCAGTTTGGTCGGGATGGCAGTTGGAAAGGAGAAGTTCAGGGATGACGCCAAGCAG GTTATGGAAGTGCTGATGTCATTGCAAGGATCTCAGATGGAGGCAGATGATCCAACTACAAGTTACATGTTACAA GCATGGGCACGGCTTTGCAAGTGTTTGGGACAAGATTTCCTCCCTTATATGAGTGTGGTCATGCCTCCTTTGCTTCAGTCTGCCCAGCTTAAACCTGATGTAACCATAACATCTGCTGATTCTGATAATGATATCGAGGACTCCGATGATGATAG CATGGAAACAATTACTCTTGGAGACAAAAGAATAGGAATCAAGACTAGCGTTCTCGAAGAAAAAGCTACAGCCTGTAACATGTTGTGTTGCTATGCAGATGAGTTGAAGGAAGGGTTTTTTCCATGGATTGATCAG GTTGCCCCAACCTTAGTCCCTCTTCTTAAGTTTTACTTTCATGAAGAAGTCAGGAAAGCAGCTGTTTCAG CGATGCCGGAGCTTATGCGGTCTGCAAAGTTAGCCGTTGAAAAGG TTGCTCAAGGGCGTAACGAGACCTATATAAAACAGCTGTCAGATTATATAGTTCCAGCCTTGGTTGAAGCTTTACATAAG GAGCATGATACAGAGATTTGTTCTAGTATGCTGGAGGCGTTAAATGAATGCTTACAG ATATCTGGATCACTTCTTGATGAAAGCCAAGTCAGGTCCATAGTTGATGAGATAAAACAGGTGATCACTGCCAGTTCCagtagaaagagagagagagcagaGAGGGCCAAGGCGGAGGACTTTGATGCAGAGGAAGGAGAATTGAttaaagaggaaaatgaaCAAGAGGAAGAAGTTTTTGATCAA GTTGGTGAAATATTGGGAACTTTGATAAAAACATTCAAAGCATCTTTCTTGCCTTTCTTTCAAGAACTGTCTACATATCTAACGCCTATGTGG GGGAAAGATAAGACGCCTGAAGAAAGAAGGATTGCAATTTGCATCTTTGATGATGTTGCAGAGCAGTGTCGTGAAGCAGCGCTGAA ATATTATGATACATATCTTCCTTTTTTACTGGAAGCTTGCAATGATGAGAATCCCGACGTCAGACAG GCTGCTGTGTATGGGCTTGGTGTCTGTGCAGAATTTGGTGGATCCGTGTTTAAACCACTTGTTGGAG AGGCTCTGTCAAGATTAAATGTTGTATTGCGACATCCTAATGCTCGACAACCTGAAAATGTGATGGCATATGACAATGCTGTTTCTGCTTTGGGGAAGATTTGTCAATTTCATCGTGACAGTATTGATTCGGCTCAG GTTGTTCCAGCGTGGTTAAACTGCTTACCAATAAAAGGTGATTTGGTTGAAGCAAAAATTGTGCACGACCAGCTTTGTTCTTTGGTGGAGAG gTCGGATGTGGAACTTTTGGGCCCAAATAATCAATATCTTCCCAAAATAGCTGCAGTATTTGCCGAG GTTCTATGTGCGGGAAAGGATTTAGCAACAGAGCAAACTGCAGGCCGAATGATAAATTTGTTGAGACAAATGCAACCGAATTTACCGCCTTCTACTTTACCCTCTACTTGGTCCTCCTTGCAGCCCTAG
- the LOC101218091 gene encoding mitochondrial dicarboxylate/tricarboxylate transporter DTC isoform X2, whose translation MAVPPVCSPPASFNPLIWSRSEFNLVKDPLAMSQEPCLRRRVLVPFTRILTNKAIEANEGKPLPLYQKALCGLTAGAIGASVGSPADLALIRMQADATLPAAQRRNYKNAFHALYRILADEGVLALWKGAGPTIVRAMGLNMGMLASYDQSVEFFKDNLGFGEAATVLGASMVSGFFASACSLPFDYVKTQIQKMQPDAEGKFPHSGSLDCAMKTLKAGGPLKFYTGFPVYCVRIAPHVMMTWIFLNQIQKVEKSYGL comes from the exons ATGGCGGTGCCTCCGGTATGCTCGCCACCTGCGTCATTCAACCCATTGATATGGTCAAG GTCAGAATTCAACTTGGTCAAGGATCCGCTGGCCATGTCACAAGAACCATGCTTAAGGAGGAGGGTTTTGGTGCCTTTTACAAg GATATTGACAAACAAAGCAATTGAAGCCAACGAGGGAAAGCCCCTTCCACTATATCAGAAGGCCTTATGTGGGCTCACAGCCGGTGCTATTGGAGCATCTGTTGGTAGTCCAGCGGACTTAGCTCTTATTCGCATGCAAGCAGATGCAACTTTACCTGCTGCCCAGCGCcgaaattataaaaatgccTTCCATGCACTTTATCGCATTCTTGCAGATGAGGGGGTTTTAGCTCTTTGGAAAGGTGCAGGCCCCACTATTGTAAGAGCAATGGGATTGAACATGGGAATGCTTGCTTCATATGATCAAAGTGTTGAGTTCTTCAAGGATAACCTTGGTTTTGGCGAAGCTGCTACGGTGTTGG GTGCCAGTATGGTATCAGGATTCTTTGCTTCAGCGTGTAGTCTACCATTTGATTATGTGAAAACTCAAATTCAGAAAATGCAACCCGATGCTGAGGGAAAATTTCCCCACTCTGGCTCTTTGGATTGTGCCATGAAAACTCTCAAGGCAGGAGGGCCGTTAAAATTCTACACTGGATTTCCAGTGTATTGCGTGAGAATTGCCCCCCATGTCATG ATGACTTGGATTTTCCTAAACCAGATTCAAAAGGTAGAAAAATCATACGGGTTATGA